A single region of the Onychomys torridus chromosome 11, mOncTor1.1, whole genome shotgun sequence genome encodes:
- the Slc19a2 gene encoding thiamine transporter 1, with amino-acid sequence MDVPARVSRRAAAAAATMLLRTARVPRECWFLPTALLCAYGFFANLRPSEPFLTPYLLGPDKNLTQREVFNEIYPVWTYSYLVLLFPVFLATDYLRYKPVILLQGLSLIVTWFMLLYAQGLLAIQFLEFFYGIATATEIAYYSYIYSVVDLGMYQKVTSYCRSATLVGFTVGSVLGQILVSVAGWSLFSLNVISLTCVSVAFAVAWFLPMPQKSLFFHHIPASCHGVNGIKVQNGSIVTDAPASNHLPGWEDIESKIPLNLDEPPVEETEEPKADRLRVLKVLWNDFLICYSSRPLLCWSVWWALSTCGYFQVVNYTQGLWEKVMPSQSAVIYNGGVEAVSTLLGASAVFAVGYIKISWSTWGEMTLFLCSLLIAAAVYIMDTVGNIWVCYASYVVFRIIYMVLITIATFQIAANLSMERYALVFGVNTFIALALQTLLTLIVVDAKGLGLEITTQFLIYASYFAAISVVFLANGAFSVIKKCRQQEDANPSPQATTS; translated from the exons ATGGATGTGCCGGCCCGGGTGTCCCggcgcgcggcggcggcggcggccactATGCTTCTGCGGACCGCCCGTGTCCCTCGCGAGTGCTGGTTCCTGCCGACCGCGCTGCTCTGCGCCTACGGCTTCTTCGCCAACCTTCGGCCGTCCGAGCCCTTCCTCACGCCCTACCTGCTGGGGCCGGACAAGAACCTGACCCAGAGAGAG GTCTTCAATGAAATTTACCCCGTCTGGACATACTCTTACTTGGTGCTgctattccctgtattccttgcCACAGACTACCTCCGTTACAAGCCTGTCATCCTGCTTCAGGGACTCAGCCTTATTGTTACATGGTTCATGCTGCTCTATGCCCAAGGACTGCTGGCCATTCAGTTCTTGGAATTCTTCTATGGCATTGCCACAGCCACTGAAATTGCCTATTACTCCTACATCTACAGTGTGGTCGACCTGGGCATGTACCAGAAAGTCACAAGTTACTGTAGAAGTGCCACCTTGGTGGGCTTCACAGTGGGCTCTGTCCTGGGGCAAATCCTCGTCTCAGTGGCAGGCTGGTCACTGTTCAGTTTGAACGTCATCTCCCTCACCTGCGTTTCTGTTGCTTTTGCTGTGGCCTGGTTTCTGCCCATGCCACAGAAGAGCCTCTTCTTTCACCACATTCCTGCCTCCTGTCACGGAGTGAATGGCATCAAGGTACAAAACGGTAGCATCGTTACCGATGCCCCAGCATCTAACCACCTTCCTGGATGGGAGGACATTGAGTCAAAAATCCCTCTAAATTTAGACGAGCCTCCCGTGGAAGAAACG GAGGAGCCCAAGGCAGACCGGCTGCGCGTGCTGAAGGTCCTGTGGAACGACTTCTTGATCTGTTACTCTTCCCGCCCTCTGCTCTGCTGGTCTGTGTGGTGGGCCCTCTCCACCTGCGGCTATTTTCAAGTGGTGAACTACACACAGGGATTGTGGGAGAAGGTGATGCCTTCTCAGAGTGCTGTTATCTACAACGGCGGTGTGGAGGCTGTTTCAACCTTGCTGG gCGCTAGTGCTGTGTTTGCAGTTGgctatataaaaatatcttggtCAACTTGGGGAGAAATGACGTTATTCCTGTGTTCTCTCCTGATCGCTGCTGCAGTGTATATCATGGACACTGTGGGGAACATCTGGGTGTGCTATGCATCCTATGTTGTATTCAGAATCATCTACATGGTTCTCATCACCATAGCAAC TTTTCAGATTGCTGCAAACCTCAGCATGGAGCGTTACgcccttgtgtttggtgtgaACACCTTCATTGCCCTGGCATTGCAGACTCTGCTCACTCTAATTGTGGTGGATGCCAAGGGCCTTGGCTTAGAAATCACCACACAG TTCCTGATTTACGCCAGTTACTTTGCAGCCATCTCCGTGGTTTTCCTGGCTAACGGTGCATTCAGTGTTATAAAG